The Mucilaginibacter yixingensis genome window below encodes:
- a CDS encoding sensor histidine kinase KdpD — translation MKKRSITLIIGLMGSALLGVLAMQLYFLVQTYQLQSRQFDSTVYEALDNVVSKVAKQDAINFINARTRMPQARIKSAELRSTVTFVNDTGHNSPQRNRRRRFVRDSLKNESKRLSAELAYPDQQGTFSIRWRYETYTDEYGYTHQQRLPEFEITPLTGDALKQHKLHRYDTLHYDYIDAQLGRQVVNVIQENPFWKAEQVHRQKVRQLRNIKKILAQDSLQTMKEGNSSSRSMFANIADEYRKMDEPLRTRLDPMLIDSLLRFELQNKGITLPFSYEVTNANNDSLIFSNASNVEANTKPKFINADFHKPIFTKDVINDPGMLRIKFPEKNSLILSNMAFGMATSGGLLLILIFCFGFTIFSILRQKKISEMKTDFINNMTHEFKTPVSTIMIASEALKDEDIASDKTRIARLANVIYEENARLGSHIERVLNIARIEKNDFRLDIKPVDVNEMITAVVDSMSLKLQKYGAQTTMHLDAMDALIEADELHFSNVIYNLIDNAIKYSRNAPEITINTFNTKGQLVIVVADKGIGMSREHQARIFEQFYRVPTGNLHDVKGFGLGLSYVNTIIKRLDGDISVRSEKEKGSEFELRFPLAS, via the coding sequence ATGAAGAAAAGGAGCATCACACTAATTATTGGCCTGATGGGGAGCGCACTGCTGGGGGTATTGGCCATGCAATTATATTTCCTGGTGCAAACTTACCAGCTGCAGTCAAGGCAGTTTGACAGCACCGTGTATGAGGCGCTGGATAACGTGGTATCTAAAGTTGCCAAGCAAGATGCCATCAACTTTATCAATGCCCGTACGCGCATGCCGCAAGCCCGCATTAAAAGCGCCGAGCTGCGCAGTACCGTAACCTTTGTTAATGACACCGGGCATAACAGCCCGCAGCGCAACCGTCGCCGGCGTTTTGTACGCGATAGCTTGAAAAACGAGAGCAAACGCCTTTCCGCCGAGCTGGCCTACCCTGACCAACAGGGAACTTTCAGCATCCGCTGGCGTTATGAAACTTATACCGATGAGTATGGCTACACCCATCAGCAACGTCTGCCAGAGTTTGAGATCACTCCGCTTACGGGCGATGCCCTGAAACAGCACAAATTACACCGCTACGATACCCTGCACTACGATTACATAGACGCGCAACTGGGCCGTCAGGTAGTGAACGTAATTCAGGAGAACCCTTTCTGGAAGGCAGAGCAAGTGCACCGCCAAAAAGTACGTCAGCTGCGTAATATCAAAAAAATACTGGCGCAAGACTCGTTGCAAACGATGAAAGAAGGCAACAGCAGCAGCCGGAGCATGTTTGCCAATATTGCCGATGAGTACCGCAAAATGGACGAGCCGCTGCGCACCCGTCTGGACCCGATGCTGATTGACTCTTTACTGCGCTTTGAGTTGCAGAACAAGGGCATTACCCTGCCGTTTAGTTATGAGGTAACTAATGCCAATAATGATTCGCTCATTTTCTCTAATGCGTCAAACGTTGAGGCAAATACTAAACCAAAGTTTATCAATGCCGATTTTCATAAACCCATCTTTACCAAAGATGTAATTAATGACCCGGGGATGCTGCGCATTAAGTTCCCCGAGAAAAACTCGCTTATCCTCAGCAATATGGCTTTTGGCATGGCTACTTCCGGGGGGCTGTTGCTGATCTTGATTTTCTGCTTCGGTTTCACTATCTTCTCTATCCTGAGGCAAAAGAAGATCTCTGAAATGAAGACCGACTTCATCAACAACATGACCCACGAGTTTAAAACTCCGGTATCAACCATTATGATAGCCAGCGAGGCGCTCAAGGATGAAGACATTGCATCAGACAAAACCCGCATTGCCCGCCTGGCCAACGTAATTTATGAGGAAAACGCACGCCTTGGAAGCCATATTGAGCGCGTGCTGAACATCGCCCGCATAGAAAAAAACGACTTCAGGCTGGATATTAAACCGGTTGATGTGAACGAAATGATCACCGCCGTGGTTGACAGTATGTCGCTCAAATTGCAAAAATATGGCGCGCAAACCACCATGCACCTCGATGCCATGGACGCGCTGATTGAAGCTGACGAACTGCACTTTAGCAACGTAATTTATAACTTGATTGATAACGCCATTAAATACAGTCGCAACGCGCCTGAAATCACCATTAACACCTTTAACACCAAGGGCCAGCTGGTAATTGTGGTGGCCGATAAAGGCATAGGCATGAGCAGAGAGCACCAGGCCCGTATATTTGAACAGTTTTACCGTGTACCTACCGGCAACCTGCACGACGTAAAAGGCTTTGGTTTGGGCCTGAGCTACGTGAACACCATTATTAAGCGACTGGACGGCGATATTAGCGTACGGTCTGAAAAAGAAAAAGGCTCGGAATTTGAACTTCGTTTTCCGCTGGCATCATAA
- a CDS encoding T9SS type A sorting domain-containing protein, translated as MKKLITLKPGFELIFALSIMAIFVLPAVVCGQGKYNKKMSIIIQNGDTTVNGKKLKDLSPEERKEALGVFDQDNSRPHWRRSGRDNAFGFRGDSAQNYQFKIDTNGTMLTDRSGRLPEMMRRMMPDMQNFGAPRWEMRTPGGSEMNDRRSPRRNRLDVQEFNFSNTDKNGVYTSISFRVGRANPEDTKRIAKTEKNDLELDDLTLTPEFTSGKTLLNFSLTEKAPAEVTFTNDEGKPLWTAKANSSFTKSFMMPTNGYYYLVVKQGGKVAVKRVVKE; from the coding sequence ATGAAGAAGTTGATAACATTAAAGCCAGGCTTTGAGCTGATTTTTGCGCTGAGCATCATGGCCATTTTTGTGCTGCCTGCAGTGGTGTGCGGACAGGGTAAGTACAACAAAAAGATGAGCATTATTATCCAGAATGGTGATACCACGGTGAACGGCAAAAAGTTGAAAGACCTATCGCCCGAAGAACGTAAGGAAGCGCTGGGGGTATTTGATCAGGATAACAGCAGGCCGCATTGGCGTAGAAGCGGGCGCGACAACGCATTCGGCTTTAGAGGGGATAGTGCGCAGAATTATCAGTTTAAAATAGACACAAATGGTACTATGTTGACTGATAGAAGCGGACGCCTGCCGGAGATGATGCGCCGCATGATGCCCGATATGCAGAACTTCGGGGCCCCGCGGTGGGAAATGCGTACGCCGGGCGGATCGGAGATGAATGATCGCAGATCACCTCGTCGCAACCGTCTGGATGTACAGGAGTTTAATTTTAGTAATACCGATAAGAACGGTGTTTATACCAGCATCAGCTTCCGCGTAGGCAGAGCCAACCCCGAAGACACCAAACGTATTGCCAAAACGGAGAAAAACGATCTGGAATTAGATGATTTGACCCTTACACCCGAGTTTACGAGCGGCAAAACACTCCTGAATTTTAGTCTGACTGAAAAAGCCCCGGCAGAGGTGACATTCACCAATGACGAAGGTAAACCCTTGTGGACTGCTAAAGCTAACAGCAGCTTTACCAAAAGCTTTATGATGCCAACAAACGGTTATTATTACCTGGTGGTAAAACAGGGTGGTAAAGTGGCGGTGAAACGGGTGGTGAAAGAGTAG
- the ispF gene encoding 2-C-methyl-D-erythritol 2,4-cyclodiphosphate synthase: MSKIRVGFGFDVHQLKDGHPFIMGGVKLEHTSGAYGHSDADVLLHAICDALLGAANLRDIGYHFSNKDERWRGISSLILLQHVVELLKEKNWQIGNIDAMICLEAPKINPHIPAMKVHIAQAAGISEEDISIKATTNEQMGFIGREEGVVAYAVCLIERD, translated from the coding sequence ATGTCAAAGATCAGAGTAGGATTTGGATTTGATGTTCATCAACTGAAAGATGGGCATCCCTTTATTATGGGTGGCGTAAAGCTGGAGCATACCTCCGGCGCCTATGGCCACTCAGACGCCGATGTTTTATTGCACGCCATTTGCGATGCCCTGCTGGGCGCCGCTAACCTGCGCGACATTGGCTATCACTTCAGCAACAAAGACGAGCGCTGGCGCGGTATCAGCAGTCTGATTCTGCTGCAACACGTAGTTGAGCTGCTAAAAGAAAAAAACTGGCAGATAGGCAACATAGACGCCATGATTTGCCTGGAAGCACCTAAAATTAACCCGCACATACCGGCCATGAAAGTGCATATTGCCCAGGCCGCCGGCATCAGCGAGGAAGATATTTCTATCAAAGCTACCACCAACGAACAAATGGGCTTTATTGGCCGTGAAGAAGGCGTGGTGGCTTATGCGGTTTGTCTGATTGAGCGGGATTGA
- the porV gene encoding type IX secretion system outer membrane channel protein PorV, which translates to MMKLTSPKLIPIALFSLLFSVTAKAQVIGPGGTNTNGSASSNAVITGVPFLTISPDSRSGAMGDAGVALSPDVNANYWNPAKLTFMDSTANALSLSYSPWLRQLVPDVSLAYLSYAHKLDDRNTIGASLRYFNLGQIDLVDGNQNTLGTYRPNEFSLDVSLSRKFGPDFSLGLTGRYIHSNLSNGAFVGGQQTKAANALAADISAYYRNPTQQFGTDALFAFGVDISNIGTKISYANGGVTYFLPTNLKIGAANTWYFDAYNEFTLTFDINKLLVPTPPTRDAQGNIIAGKNDDVSVPAGIFQSFSDAPGGFHEELQEVSFSPGVEYMYNKQFALRAGYFYENPNKGDRQYLTMGAGFRYDIYGIDLSYLLASQQKSPLANTLRFTLTANFGSVKKK; encoded by the coding sequence ATGATGAAGCTTACCTCCCCTAAATTAATACCTATTGCACTTTTTTCGCTCCTATTTTCGGTAACGGCGAAGGCTCAGGTTATTGGTCCAGGCGGTACCAATACCAATGGCTCAGCCTCATCAAACGCGGTAATTACGGGCGTACCCTTTCTTACTATTTCTCCAGATTCACGTTCAGGTGCTATGGGCGATGCCGGTGTGGCGCTCTCGCCTGATGTAAACGCCAATTACTGGAATCCGGCTAAGCTTACTTTTATGGACAGTACCGCAAATGCACTGTCATTATCATACAGCCCGTGGCTGCGTCAGCTGGTACCAGACGTAAGTTTGGCTTACCTGAGCTATGCCCATAAATTAGACGACCGAAACACCATCGGCGCCTCATTACGTTATTTTAATTTGGGACAGATTGACCTGGTTGATGGCAACCAGAACACCCTGGGCACTTATCGCCCTAATGAGTTCTCGTTAGATGTATCGCTATCGCGCAAATTCGGGCCTGATTTTTCATTGGGTTTAACCGGCCGGTATATTCACTCCAACCTGTCAAACGGCGCCTTTGTGGGCGGCCAGCAAACCAAGGCAGCCAATGCACTTGCAGCCGATATATCTGCGTATTACCGCAACCCTACCCAACAGTTTGGCACGGATGCCTTGTTTGCCTTCGGTGTTGACATCTCTAACATCGGCACCAAAATTAGCTATGCTAATGGCGGCGTTACCTACTTTTTGCCAACCAACCTAAAAATTGGCGCAGCAAACACTTGGTATTTTGATGCTTATAACGAGTTTACATTAACCTTCGATATCAATAAATTACTGGTACCTACTCCTCCTACCCGAGACGCACAGGGCAATATCATCGCTGGTAAAAATGATGATGTATCGGTTCCGGCCGGTATCTTCCAATCATTTAGCGATGCGCCGGGCGGTTTCCATGAGGAGTTACAAGAGGTCAGCTTCTCGCCGGGTGTTGAGTACATGTATAACAAACAGTTTGCGCTGCGTGCCGGCTATTTTTATGAAAATCCCAATAAGGGCGACCGTCAATATCTGACCATGGGGGCCGGCTTCCGTTACGATATTTATGGCATTGATTTGTCATACCTGTTGGCCAGCCAGCAAAAAAGTCCGCTGGCAAATACGCTGCGTTTCACACTTACCGCTAACTTTGGCAGCGTTAAGAAAAAATAA
- a CDS encoding SUMF1/EgtB/PvdO family nonheme iron enzyme, translated as MKITFSRCAFVLLGSGLLLGACSQKPQSEKTGMEYNNKYNGGFQYFKNTHPAPGPGLVPIEGGTFVLGGSAGEDVNYEYNNIRKRKSISTFYMDETEVSNRNWCEYLYWLQINFPQDRELYYNAVPDTLVWRRPLSYNEPYVENYLRHAAFQDYPVVGVSWKQAQDYCDWRTQRMNENILRQQGRLVGWKDMAKDSTKGKSDPFNTDMYLNGQYKGAGKDGKHMIVDLNPLAKKDSSGKTPHRAVRLEDGIIRAGYRLPTEAEWEYAALGLAGNTQFENIEEGKVYPWNGMGVRSPKAKTRGLILANFKRGGGDNAGVGGYLNDKADITAPVRSYAPNDFGLYNMAGNVNEWVQDTYRQTSFEESDDFNPFRGNEFTDKQYSDPVKGIYAKDKYGRPVKAPAKAYKKMTWAEMVAQQNGGQPVAAQTQQANGAKAAPAAAGSTPQALATAKSPLVGKPYNPDARGMNDTVNTTLYGVTTLVNDHSKVYKGGSWNDRIYWLNPASRRFMDEEESSAEIGFRCAMSNVGGPEINPQGKPEFSVKKAKRFNPKN; from the coding sequence ATGAAAATTACGTTTAGCAGGTGTGCATTTGTGCTGTTGGGCTCGGGTTTATTACTGGGCGCGTGCTCTCAAAAGCCGCAGTCTGAAAAGACCGGCATGGAATATAACAATAAGTATAACGGCGGGTTTCAATACTTCAAAAACACGCATCCGGCACCCGGCCCAGGTCTGGTACCTATTGAGGGTGGTACTTTTGTGTTGGGTGGAAGTGCCGGCGAGGATGTAAACTACGAATACAATAACATTCGCAAACGCAAATCCATCTCTACTTTTTATATGGATGAAACCGAGGTATCAAACCGTAACTGGTGCGAATACCTTTACTGGCTGCAAATCAACTTCCCGCAAGATCGTGAGTTGTATTATAATGCCGTGCCGGATACACTGGTTTGGAGACGTCCGCTCTCTTACAATGAGCCTTATGTAGAAAATTATCTGCGCCACGCAGCATTTCAGGATTACCCGGTTGTAGGTGTGAGCTGGAAACAGGCACAAGATTATTGCGACTGGCGTACCCAGCGCATGAACGAGAATATTCTGCGCCAGCAAGGTCGTTTGGTGGGTTGGAAGGATATGGCTAAAGATTCTACCAAAGGCAAAAGTGATCCTTTCAATACCGATATGTACCTGAATGGCCAGTACAAAGGTGCCGGTAAAGACGGTAAGCACATGATAGTTGACCTTAACCCGCTGGCTAAAAAAGACAGCTCGGGTAAAACACCTCATCGTGCTGTGCGCCTGGAAGATGGTATTATCCGCGCTGGCTATCGTTTGCCAACGGAGGCCGAGTGGGAGTATGCTGCCTTAGGCCTGGCTGGCAATACCCAGTTTGAAAACATTGAAGAAGGTAAAGTTTATCCATGGAACGGCATGGGCGTACGCTCGCCAAAAGCAAAAACCCGTGGTTTAATATTAGCTAACTTTAAGCGTGGTGGCGGCGACAACGCCGGTGTTGGTGGTTACCTGAATGATAAGGCCGACATTACCGCTCCGGTACGTTCATACGCGCCAAACGATTTTGGTTTGTATAACATGGCTGGCAACGTGAACGAGTGGGTGCAGGATACTTATCGCCAAACCTCATTTGAAGAATCTGATGATTTTAACCCTTTCCGTGGCAACGAGTTTACTGATAAACAATACTCAGATCCCGTAAAAGGTATCTATGCAAAAGATAAATATGGCCGCCCGGTAAAAGCACCGGCTAAAGCCTACAAGAAAATGACCTGGGCCGAGATGGTTGCGCAGCAAAACGGAGGTCAACCGGTTGCGGCTCAAACCCAGCAGGCAAACGGCGCCAAAGCTGCTCCTGCAGCTGCAGGTAGCACGCCACAAGCTTTGGCTACTGCAAAAAGCCCGCTTGTTGGCAAACCTTACAACCCGGATGCCCGCGGCATGAATGATACCGTTAATACCACTTTGTATGGTGTTACCACTCTGGTGAATGATCATTCTAAAGTTTACAAAGGCGGTTCATGGAACGATAGGATCTACTGGTTAAACCCAGCCTCACGCCGCTTTATGGATGAGGAGGAATCAAGCGCCGAGATCGGTTTCCGCTGCGCGATGAGCAATGTAGGTGGGCCTGAGATCAACCCACAAGGCAAGCCAGAGTTTAGCGTGAAAAAAGCTAAGCGCTTTAACCCTAAAAACTAA
- a CDS encoding SPW repeat protein, whose protein sequence is MKNLISTTFYGYFNYVIALVTLSSPWLFKFWPVGGASLFLPMAFGWFQLIMAIFSVNKAGFMKVFPNQMHHLLDVFCGFWLLVAPFFYGFCDRVMWPHVILGAIFLILGICTKNSPFTNRATEMLPEAGIQSLDAHEGRIMH, encoded by the coding sequence ATGAAAAACCTCATTTCCACCACATTTTACGGTTATTTTAACTACGTAATCGCTTTGGTTACGCTGTCATCACCATGGTTGTTTAAATTCTGGCCTGTTGGCGGCGCTTCTTTGTTCTTGCCTATGGCTTTCGGCTGGTTCCAGCTGATTATGGCTATCTTCAGTGTTAACAAAGCAGGTTTCATGAAAGTGTTCCCTAACCAGATGCACCACTTGCTGGATGTGTTTTGCGGTTTTTGGCTGCTGGTTGCGCCATTCTTCTACGGTTTCTGCGATCGCGTAATGTGGCCGCACGTTATCCTGGGTGCTATCTTCCTTATCTTAGGTATCTGCACTAAAAACTCACCATTTACTAACAGAGCAACAGAAATGCTGCCTGAGGCTGGCATTCAGTCTTTAGACGCGCACGAAGGCCGCATCATGCACTAA
- a CDS encoding DEAD/DEAH box helicase → MNPFSQLGIRHDIVNAITALGFENPTPIQEQAIPVLLTGSNDFVGLAQTGTGKTASFGLPLLELLDFEQNHPQALVLCPTRELCLQIANDLKNYAKNIPGVHIVAVYGGASISDQLRQIKRGVQIVVATPGRMLDIIGRDAIDFSGVQYVVLDEADEMLNMGFQEDIDNILSTTPEDKKTWLFSATMPAEVRRIAKRYMDNPFELTMGEKNTGNQNIEHEYYVVRARDKYAAFKRIVDFNPEIFGIVFCRTKIETQEIAEALIKDGYNADSLHGDLSQQQRDKVMKRYRERSLQLLIATDVAARGIDVNNVTHVINYSLPDEIENYTHRSGRTARAGKTGVSIAIINSKELGKIRQIERVIGKKFIPAEIPTGFDVCEKQLFGMIHKVHNVEVNEPQIEPYITRIMDEFVDMDKEEIIKRFASIEFNRFLDYYENAPDLNAPADDRVGRERGEKGGDKYARTGQRGDFTRLFINLGSVDGFSRGDLLGYICNSSRISGRIVGKIDVKGVYSFFEVPHAEVDNVQNGFKGVDFHGRDVRIEVAGEGVSESRDRGNGGGGQRRDRGDRNDRGSYGGGNRRDRDNNGGGNRNGNSGGGFRDFSGKRREDRGGERKKRY, encoded by the coding sequence ATGAACCCATTTAGTCAACTGGGAATCCGTCATGATATTGTTAATGCCATTACTGCGTTAGGTTTTGAAAACCCTACGCCCATCCAAGAACAAGCCATTCCGGTTTTGTTAACAGGCAGCAACGATTTTGTCGGATTAGCCCAAACAGGAACCGGCAAAACAGCTTCATTCGGGCTGCCCTTATTAGAATTGCTTGATTTTGAACAGAATCATCCGCAGGCACTTGTGTTGTGCCCTACGCGTGAGCTGTGTTTGCAAATTGCCAACGATCTTAAAAACTACGCCAAAAATATACCTGGCGTACACATTGTAGCCGTTTACGGTGGTGCCAGCATTTCAGACCAGCTGCGCCAGATAAAACGCGGTGTACAGATTGTTGTGGCCACACCAGGCCGTATGCTCGATATTATTGGTCGCGATGCGATTGATTTTTCGGGTGTACAATATGTAGTATTGGATGAAGCCGATGAAATGCTCAATATGGGCTTTCAGGAAGATATAGACAATATCCTGTCTACCACGCCAGAAGATAAAAAAACCTGGCTGTTTAGCGCTACCATGCCTGCCGAGGTACGCCGTATAGCCAAACGCTATATGGATAATCCTTTTGAGCTTACCATGGGCGAAAAAAACACTGGCAACCAGAACATCGAGCACGAGTACTATGTAGTGCGTGCCCGCGATAAGTATGCTGCCTTTAAACGTATTGTAGATTTCAACCCCGAAATTTTCGGTATTGTTTTCTGTCGTACAAAAATTGAAACGCAAGAGATTGCTGAGGCGCTGATCAAAGACGGCTACAATGCCGATTCATTGCACGGCGACCTTTCACAGCAGCAGCGCGACAAGGTAATGAAACGTTACCGCGAGCGCAGCCTGCAACTGTTGATTGCAACCGACGTAGCTGCCCGTGGTATTGATGTAAACAACGTTACCCACGTAATAAACTACTCGTTGCCTGATGAGATTGAGAACTACACCCACCGTAGCGGTCGTACTGCACGTGCGGGCAAAACAGGTGTATCTATCGCCATCATCAACTCAAAAGAGTTAGGTAAAATTCGCCAGATTGAACGCGTTATCGGTAAGAAATTTATTCCGGCCGAAATACCAACAGGTTTTGACGTTTGCGAGAAACAGCTGTTTGGTATGATCCATAAAGTGCATAACGTTGAAGTAAACGAACCACAAATTGAGCCATACATTACCCGTATTATGGATGAGTTTGTTGATATGGACAAAGAAGAGATTATCAAACGCTTTGCATCTATAGAGTTTAACCGTTTCCTGGATTATTATGAAAACGCACCAGATCTGAACGCTCCGGCAGATGATCGCGTTGGCAGAGAAAGAGGAGAAAAAGGTGGCGACAAATATGCGCGCACCGGTCAGCGTGGTGATTTTACCCGTTTGTTCATTAACCTGGGTTCGGTAGACGGCTTTAGCCGCGGCGACCTGTTGGGTTATATCTGCAACAGCTCTCGCATCAGCGGACGCATTGTAGGTAAGATTGATGTAAAAGGTGTTTACTCATTCTTCGAAGTGCCACATGCCGAAGTTGATAACGTTCAGAATGGCTTTAAAGGGGTAGATTTCCACGGCCGTGATGTACGTATTGAAGTTGCAGGCGAAGGCGTAAGCGAGAGCCGTGACCGTGGTAATGGTGGTGGCGGTCAGCGTCGTGATCGCGGCGATCGTAATGATCGTGGCAGCTACGGCGGCGGTAACCGCAGAGACCGTGATAACAACGGCGGCGGCAACAGAAATGGAAACAGTGGCGGTGGTTTCCGCGATTTCTCTGGCAAACGCCGTGAAGATCGTGGTGGCGAGCGCAAGAAACGTTACTAA
- a CDS encoding NAD(P)H-dependent glycerol-3-phosphate dehydrogenase, protein MHTNKNTVAVIGGGSWATANIKMLTDNATPKEIYWWMRSATQAEHIERFRHNPNYLSSVEVSIPAQHISTDLKHIISQAEFIVLNVPAAFLKEALADITPEDLAGKKVVSAIKGIVPDENLIIGEFLNQRYNIPFSNLLVLSGPCHAEEVALEKLSYLTIASPDTELAACFAGMINNRYIKTIVSDDIYGTEYGAVLKNVYAIASGICHGVGYGDNFQSVLISNAIRELERFVEAVHPIDRDIKESAYLGDLLVTAYSQFSRNRTFGNMIGKGYTVKSAQLEMNMVAEGYYAVNCLHQVNKNYKVFMPICEAVYAILYQKRPPALEMKHLAEQLS, encoded by the coding sequence ATGCATACTAACAAAAATACTGTAGCGGTTATTGGTGGCGGCAGCTGGGCTACTGCCAATATTAAAATGCTTACTGACAACGCCACCCCGAAAGAGATTTACTGGTGGATGCGCAGCGCAACGCAGGCAGAACACATAGAACGTTTCAGGCATAACCCCAACTACCTTAGCTCGGTAGAGGTAAGTATACCGGCACAGCACATCAGTACAGATCTAAAACATATTATTAGTCAGGCCGAATTTATTGTGCTTAACGTACCGGCGGCCTTTTTGAAAGAAGCGCTGGCAGATATTACCCCTGAAGATCTGGCGGGCAAGAAAGTGGTATCGGCCATTAAAGGTATCGTACCTGATGAAAACCTGATTATTGGTGAATTTTTAAATCAGCGATACAACATCCCATTCAGTAACCTGCTGGTATTAAGCGGCCCCTGCCATGCCGAAGAGGTTGCACTGGAGAAACTCTCCTACCTTACTATTGCTTCGCCTGATACCGAACTGGCGGCTTGTTTTGCCGGAATGATTAACAACCGGTACATCAAAACCATTGTGAGCGATGATATTTACGGTACCGAATATGGCGCCGTACTTAAAAACGTTTACGCCATTGCCAGCGGCATTTGTCACGGCGTAGGTTATGGCGATAACTTCCAGTCGGTACTCATCTCTAACGCCATCCGCGAGCTGGAACGTTTTGTGGAGGCCGTGCACCCTATTGACCGTGATATCAAAGAATCGGCCTACCTGGGCGATTTACTGGTGACCGCCTATTCTCAATTTAGCCGTAACCGTACGTTTGGCAATATGATTGGCAAGGGCTACACGGTAAAGTCGGCCCAATTGGAGATGAACATGGTTGCCGAGGGCTATTATGCAGTAAATTGCCTACACCAGGTAAACAAAAACTATAAAGTTTTTATGCCTATTTGCGAGGCGGTTTACGCTATTTTATATCAAAAACGCCCACCTGCATTAGAAATGAAACATTTGGCAGAGCAATTGAGTTAA
- a CDS encoding efflux RND transporter periplasmic adaptor subunit produces the protein MGKTTKYILYGFGVLVVLLIVLKVTGVIGKPAKTKIATEKAVVRDITETVSASGKIKPEVEVKISPEVSGEIVELPIKEGDVVKKGQLLCRIRPDILQSGYDRAVASYNTQKASVGNSKQMLAQAQATFDNVAAKYKRSKELYEAKVLTASEFDAARAEYAGAKASLEASKQNLTGAGYGLAQTAASVKEANDNLAKTSIYAPVDGVVSKLSVEKGERVLGTQQFAGTEIMTISDLSAMDVNVDVNENDINRVAIGDSSDIEIDAFNGKKFKGVVTEIGSSANVVGTNADQVTNFTVKVRIDATSYANVMKKDAKNPSPFRPGLTSTVDIHTNKARALSVPIMSVTTREDSTKAKKDVDKSAPKNDKAKTTNTPQVKTYVFVYDAGKVKQVPVTTGIQDDTYIQVFSGLKGGEEVVAGPFEAISKTLKDKQEVEKVDKSNLYSGDKK, from the coding sequence ATGGGAAAAACTACCAAATATATTCTTTACGGCTTCGGCGTTTTAGTTGTGCTGCTCATCGTACTTAAGGTGACGGGCGTAATTGGCAAGCCAGCCAAAACAAAAATAGCTACAGAAAAAGCCGTCGTACGCGATATTACCGAGACGGTATCTGCCAGCGGCAAGATCAAACCGGAGGTTGAGGTAAAGATCAGTCCGGAAGTATCGGGCGAGATTGTAGAGTTACCTATTAAAGAAGGCGATGTGGTAAAGAAAGGCCAGCTGCTGTGCCGCATCAGGCCTGATATTTTGCAATCGGGATATGATCGTGCCGTGGCATCATACAACACCCAAAAAGCCAGCGTGGGCAATTCAAAACAAATGCTGGCGCAGGCGCAAGCTACTTTTGATAATGTGGCCGCCAAATACAAACGCAGCAAAGAGTTGTATGAAGCCAAAGTACTCACCGCATCTGAGTTTGATGCCGCCCGTGCCGAATATGCCGGTGCCAAAGCATCGCTGGAAGCCTCCAAACAAAACTTAACCGGTGCAGGTTACGGCCTGGCCCAAACCGCCGCTTCTGTTAAAGAGGCTAATGATAACCTGGCTAAAACCAGCATCTATGCCCCGGTTGATGGTGTGGTATCAAAACTATCGGTAGAGAAAGGCGAGCGCGTACTGGGTACCCAGCAATTTGCCGGTACCGAGATTATGACTATATCTGACCTGAGCGCCATGGATGTAAACGTTGACGTAAACGAGAACGACATTAACCGCGTAGCCATCGGCGATTCTTCTGATATCGAGATCGATGCTTTCAACGGTAAAAAATTTAAAGGCGTGGTGACCGAGATTGGCAGCTCGGCCAATGTGGTGGGCACCAATGCAGACCAGGTGACTAACTTTACCGTAAAGGTTCGTATCGATGCCACATCGTACGCTAATGTAATGAAGAAAGATGCTAAAAACCCATCGCCTTTCCGTCCGGGATTAACATCTACGGTAGACATTCATACCAACAAAGCCAGGGCGCTTTCGGTACCCATCATGTCTGTAACTACCCGTGAGGATAGCACTAAAGCAAAAAAAGACGTAGACAAATCTGCTCCTAAGAACGATAAGGCAAAAACCACCAACACCCCACAGGTAAAAACTTATGTGTTTGTGTACGATGCCGGCAAAGTGAAACAAGTGCCTGTAACTACCGGCATTCAGGATGACACTTATATACAGGTATTCTCAGGCCTGAAAGGCGGCGAAGAAGTGGTTGCAGGTCCGTTTGAAGCCATCTCCAAAACCCTGAAAGATAAACAGGAAGTAGAAAAGGTTGATAAATCGAACCTGTATAGCGGGGATAAGAAGTAA